One stretch of Harmonia axyridis chromosome 1, icHarAxyr1.1, whole genome shotgun sequence DNA includes these proteins:
- the LOC123680127 gene encoding tumor rejection antigen P815A-like isoform X2, with product MMIPIMSNAEPAPKELIDKVSCSCKTNCLSARCGCKKSGLKCNKFCKSCQGQSCDNASARSFNLEDDENEDKEDEERDDSDDENDDDGNVYEDENDGEEETTVEDGEQENEAICTGRKTVKNTRSKVSTQKIFCGCRTNCASARCSCRKSSLKCNELCKFCHGDTCNNSINAGVDTNEDSEYETHTKANDKDEETPTEEENEGSSTVRDSSPLDEIYINFEKF from the exons ATGATGATACCTATCATGTCAAACGCGGAACCAGCACCAAAGGAGTTAATAGATAAA GTTTCTTGTAGCTGTAAAACGAATTGTTTATCAGCTCGATGTGGTTGCAAAAAAAGTGgtttaaaatgcaataaattttgtaaaagttgccaaggccaaagctgtgaTAACGCTTCTGCAAGATCGTTTAATCTTGAGgatgatgaaaatgaagataaagaagatgaagaaagagatgatagtgatgatgaaaatgatgatgatggaAATGTTTATGAGGATGAAAATGATGGTGAAGAAGAAACTACTGTCGAAGACGGAGAACAAGAAAATGAAGCTATATGTACAGGACGTAAAACTGTTAAAAACACTCGTTCAAAAGTATCCACACAAAAG ATTTTTTGTGGTTGTAGAACCAATTGTGCATCAGCAAGATGTAGTTGTAGAAAAAGTTCTCTCAAATGTAATGAATTATGCAAGTTTTGTCATGGTGATACATGCAATAACAGTATAAATGCAGGCGTTGATACCAATGAAGATAGTGAATATGAGACACATACAAAAGCTAACGATAAAGACGAAGAAACACCTACTGAAGAAGAAAACGAAGGAAGCTCAACTGTTAGAGACAGCAGTCCActtgatgaaatttatattaactttgaaaaattttaa